Sequence from the Populus nigra chromosome 17, ddPopNigr1.1, whole genome shotgun sequence genome:
AGAAATTAGACCTACATTTTCAGTTTAGTCTTCTGTCTTGCCTTTTTTGTAGTTCTTTAGATTAAGCCCTAGTTGATAAGACCAGTTATCAATGGAGAAACAGTTTCTGTCGCTGTTTGAGTCAGCAAAAAAATCTGCAGCCATTGTGGCCACTTCTGCTTCAATATTTCCTGAAGTATATCGATGCCTAGATGCTTTGGACCAGCTTAAGAGGTTCCCCGTAACATCATCCAGGGTTCTTGTCTCCACTCCTGTTGCAAAAGAAGTTCAATATCTCACAAAACACCGTGTAAAGATGATCAGAAATGCTGCTTCTTGCTTGCTGGATGCTTGGAGTAGGAATCTGTACGCAAGAAACCCTGCCATTGATGGTAAGACTCAGCCAACAAAATCTACAAGTGGGTCAAGAACGGGGACCCTTATTGTCAAGATACAAGGAAGAGTAATAGGAAGGGTTAAAGTTAACATGCCTATTCAGAcagagaagaagataaaagaagagaaagaaaatggttCCAGTTGTTTCAAGAAACCACCACAAGATCCTGCCATGCGCTGCACAAATCCAGGAAAAGTACAAAGTATCAGGCGCTGTTTCAAGAAACCATCTACCAAGCGCATCACACAGCAAGAGAACGTGAAAGATTTCTGTAGTTTCAAGAAACCATCAGAAGAACCTGTCAAGTGCAGTGATGGCTTGCGTAGCAAGGTCAGGCACATTCTTGTGGAGTCATTGTGCAGAGTTGCAAAGGAGGTTAAAGAGGATTTGATGGAAGCAGTAAGATTGCGTGACCCAATTATTGTTGCTGCTGATGTTGAATCACTGATGTTTGAAAGGATGGGGCTTTTCAATGGCACCAAACAATTGAAGTACAGGTCAATATTGTTCAACATGAAGGATCCAAAGAATCCAGATTTGAGAAGGAAAGTTCTTCTTGGACAGATTAAGCCAGAGAAACTCCTGACTATGACAGGAGAAGAGATGGCAAGCAATCAAAGGCAATTCGAGAATGATCAAATCAGGAAGAAATCTTTGTGGAAGGAGATGAATGCAGAGCAACAGCACAAATCAGTGGATGGAATATTGAGGCCTTAATTTGTTGCTTGTAATCAACATTGATACAAGATTTAATTCTTTTGTACAGACAATTCAATCCTAGTTCATTCTAGTTATGCTCTAGCTGCTGATGTAACAGAATCTCAGTGATTTTTTTGGGTAaatcatttattcattcatCAATATAGTTCAATTACATAACTTAATATGCAAGCAAAATgcaattattttaacaattgtTGATGCTGTTGTACATCAAATCCAAtgtagttttcgtcaatggatTTTTCCAATCACAAAGGCTTTGTGTTTGGATGGTTAGCAAATGTAAGGTAGGatagagaaacaaaattaaagaaaaagacattTTTCATGCCCCATTACTGCGAATATTCGGCTGAAATTCAAACGGATGTTCAATACATCCGTTCAACTACAATTCGGTTGTTCAAATCTACGAAGTATAgaactcttttctttctttctttcttttttgctgTCGCTGATGCTATTGCGCTTtggtattatgttttttacaGTGTAGTTAAACATGGCCATATAGGCTTGTTCTGCTCTGGAAATTTGGTTGCAAGGTTGGGCTGAGCCACCAAGGCATTAACTTGTCTATGTTTTATACCATCTAGACTTGGTAACTTTCATACCTTGCTCCTCCTCGTCTTTCTAACAACAGAAGCTTTGCATCTACACTGGGCAAAGTTCCCTTTTAACATAGACCAATCTGGGACATTCTTGTAGGTTGCAATATTCTCAAGTAATCAATAACAAGAAACACCCATTTCTTGTTAGAGTAAGATATCTATGCAGACTGTCCACTTGTTTCTTCGAATACCTAGCATCAATTGCTTTTCAAGTTCTTGTAAGATTGTCATTGTCCTTATCCTTCTAAAGTTTTGACCAAAAAACTTGTCGTTCTAGAGGAATCAAGGATCCATATCCCATGGAAATAATTGGTGAAATCTAAGTAACAAACCTGGTCCAGGGACCATTGAAGTTAGTGTTAGTGGCCATTGGACAATGCCTGGGATTCCAACTTGAATGACGGCTTGGATACCAACTATAAATTAGAAGACAAGAGTTCCTCTGAAACATTACACATCAACCCATTTGGTTTCTTAAACCAAACCCACCAAACCTGTGAAACAAAAGCATATTTCTGAGCCAAGGTAGTCTAACTTTCCTCACCTTACTCCTCAAAAATGTTCTTCCCACAGAGGCAAGTTTCACTGAACATTGCGTTAATGACTGCAAGAAATTATGATCAACAAGATCAGCTCACCACCCCAAATTCACTACACGCTGTTTTCACCTTCATCATGCCTGTCCTCCTTAACTTTCTTGAATTGATGTATCAAGGAAAGGACTATTCTCCATTTGAAACTCACCCCATTAACATGTGGATTGGCCTCACTTGTTTGTTAGCATACTGCTTGGCTTATGGAGTTGAAGTAGCCTGTTCCTAGTGTCTTCGGTCTCCAGTCTTTGCCTCTATATTCCGCAGGAGCGCAGTGTTCTTTGGTTCATTATCAGTAGCATCTAtagcttttataattttttccggATTGTGTTCAGCCATTGCTATATGTTCTACGCACCTTACTTCTAGTGGAGAAGTTACTGTACACCCAAGTTGACAAAACAAGGGTAGACTATTAAGAGCATCAGATTTACAAGACTGGCATGTGAGGCAAACATCAGTTCGTGTCGAATTCCTTCTTGGATCGAAGAAATAGACTTCCTTTTTGACATCATTTGTAACTAGGGAAAATTCATGCATTTGAAACAGTGGTTTTAGAAGATTTCAATAACAAACAATAGCAAAGAATGTCAGTCAATCTGCAAAACTTTTTGACTGCCAGCATATATATGATCACAACAATCAACAGAAACTGATTAAGACTAAGATTGCACCGCACACTTTGACCTTTTACCCTTCTTAGTGCAAAGATCTGGGGAACactaaaatcaatgaaaagtaCCTTGTCGAAAAGAAAAGGTTGCTTTCAGATTTTCCTCTAGGAATAATCTAAGGTAGCCTGGATGTATTGGCCCTTAGTATTGTCATTTCTTTGTCTCGTTATATTGTTTTCGAAACTATAATTTTCttgagataaaaacaaaacttcatTTCCAAGCTTAGCATATATTTCACAATCCTCCTGCTTTGAAGGAATCATTTTCTCGACTTGTCAGAATCATCCAGTTCATTATTGGACTATTCAGGAAAAATTCTCTGCTTGCCTTGTCTCCCATCAACTGACAATTTTCCTACCCCATAAGGGTATAAATAAAACTCTGCAAAATTAGATGCATGCCAATCAGAAACCAGTTGGAAGAGGTCTTACAAGGATTGTGGTTCAGATTCTCAACcgtatataaaaacaataacaagcaACTGTTAAGGATTGTAATGGATCAGAGTCCACAAGGATAGACTATTGAGAGCATCAGATTAATTGGTTTGTGAGGCAAAGATCAGGTAATGCACATTGGCTTGTGGCAAACTCCTTGCATGGatcaaagaaaattatagaCTTGTTCCATAAGGAAAGCTATATCATGATGTTCTTTGTAGCCTCACCTCTTCCTTCAGtacttagaagaaaaaaacttaaggcTTTTCCTTCAGGCCAAATCATTGGAGTAATCAGCAAAGAGGATAGGCCTTATTGCCTTTTAAGGCCTAATAAAGCCAAAGAAGACCTGAAAACCCTGCTCCCCGTCAGCAATGGTTTTAATCTTCCCctgtctctctccctctcctctctctcctaGTCTCTCCACACTTGTGTTACCGGAGGAATACCGAGCAGCTTCTTGCCGAACTGGGGAACTCAACCTCCCATCTCTCAAGCCTAACCGTTTCCTTCATGGTTTTCAAGAAACTCAAAAACCAAGAAATCAGGTTCCTTCTTCATCTCTtctccaatttttttctctcctgttTCTCAATTTACaacatttttcttatatatgaaGAGTTAAATAGTGCAAAACATGTTTTACAGGAATTCTAGCGAGAAAAGTGTACTTTTTTGTTCAgccaaaatatttaatctttagTAATTTGGAATATCACATTAATCCATGAAAGGAATTAATGATACtaaataccttttattttattttctagagaTTTTTTAGTAACAGATGCCTCCAAAGACATAGAAGAATTCGAAGACGCTATCGAGGCTATCGAATGCTGATGAGTCTGCTTCATCTCCTAGAACACCATCATTGGCATCTGCTGTAGACTCAGAGGCTAGTGAACAAGAAGATATCTTGTTGTCTTTAGAAGAAGCTTCCAGTAAATATCCGTCTTTGATCAGGAAATCTGTTTTTACAGGTAGAATCAATGATGTTGAGCCGGAGTCAACTACTGCTGCCAGAGGTTGAGAATTAGGCTTTCCGAATCTTCCATGGTTTCTTCTTCCCTTGCTCCTGGTTCCATTGTATcagtaattattttaatgaaggTTTAAAATTTGTTGCTGAAGTTGTCTTTGTGATAAAATTGTAGGTTTCGTTTGCTGCTGTGGAAAGGATATTTTCAAGTAGAAGTTTTCCTCTCAGCTCGTTATCCCATGAATGGACCACACAGTGCGAGGTGGAAGCTGTGGATGAAATAGCTAATGAAGCAGGGAATTACTTTGCTCTTGAGATGGTTTTTCCTTCTTATGAGGTTTGAAAGCAAACACGCAAAAGCTTGGCATTGGCGTATTTGTGTTCTTGAACATTATGTGAATGATGCAATTTCATAGGATAATCAGATTATATTTCTGCAAGGATCGATTATTGTTCTAAATATCTGTCCTGGATGACCTATGATATGAAACCtatttcattttggttttaagCCTCTAGGAGGTTCGAATTGTGAGCATTTAATCCTTCAACAGGAAAGGCATTgttgaaaaatgatttctgtaaAGCAGGataatttttcttgaaagtGAGTACTTACAGTTACAGGGTGATTATACATAGAGCTTAGCCTACATCAAATCATGATTGAATTTGTAAATTCATAATAAGTGTTAAAgctctaatgatttttttattcaagccaACAGTTTTACAGAGAGAAAAGTATAGTTTTTACCCTCTCCCTCGTGAAGTCATTAGTTGTTCTGTCATTTGATGTCCTGCTCTTTTACGCTTTCTTTTCTCCAGGTTTCAGCCTGGCAAGGAAAAGTTATAAATtagatcttttaaaattttgatttaaactGTTTTTATAACATGATATTAGAATCGTGTTAATCATATAGTtatgagttcaaaatttttattaactttattggaaaggatatgaaaaaaataataatacaaatcaTATCTTAGATCTTACCTAACATGTTAAATCTAAGAATTGATTTGGTTCTTGGACAAAAGTAAATCAGTATGATGGAGAAAGTTTTTGATTTGGCCTGTCAATCTGCACCTGCCGTCGTTAGATATCTTCTCTCTTcgaattttttcttcattcttctCTAATTTTTCAGGGTCTCGCCCTGTTTCAAACCAAACAAGCTGCTGAATACACTTGttctaaaaagaaacaaatttataGTAAGGTTCAAGGTGTTGTTGTTAGAAAGTGGCATCCTTTGGTTAGCTATGAAAAACGTTCATTCTAATGTAGTGTTTTCAGATAATTTGCAGCACTTAGATGACTTATTGACGACAATGCACAGGAACCAagatcataaaaacaaaaatgaaggtGTTGACCTTTACAGTTGGCTTTCCTTATCATTTGTCTACAAACTGATTCATCACGTTTAAATTTGAAATCTATTGTCTGGAACTATAAACTGTTATGCTTCTCTGAGCCTCAGTTTACTGTAACTTCTATTCCTAGGTGGCTAAATGATGGTTATGCTTTCAAAGGTCTTCATTGATGAGTTGGATGCCATTGCACCTGCACGGAAAGACAAAGGTGAAGAACTATATCTCAAATAATGGTAGCTACATTATTGAATTTGATGGATGGGATTAGTAGA
This genomic interval carries:
- the LOC133676979 gene encoding transcription elongation factor TFIIS-like, which encodes MEKQFLSLFESAKKSAAIVATSASIFPEVYRCLDALDQLKRFPVTSSRVLVSTPVAKEVQYLTKHRVKMIRNAASCLLDAWSRNLYARNPAIDGKTQPTKSTSGSRTGTLIVKIQGRVIGRVKVNMPIQTEKKIKEEKENGSSCFKKPPQDPAMRCTNPGKVQSIRRCFKKPSTKRITQQENVKDFCSFKKPSEEPVKCSDGLRSKVRHILVESLCRVAKEVKEDLMEAVRLRDPIIVAADVESLMFERMGLFNGTKQLKYRSILFNMKDPKNPDLRRKVLLGQIKPEKLLTMTGEEMASNQRQFENDQIRKKSLWKEMNAEQQHKSVDGILRP
- the LOC133677187 gene encoding uncharacterized protein LOC133677187; the encoded protein is MMLSRSQLLLPEVSFAAVERIFSSRSFPLSSLSHEWTTQCEVEAVDEIANEAGNYFALEMVFPSYEGLALFQTKQAAEYTCSKKKQIYNNLQHLDDLLTTMHRNQDHKNKNEGG